GCTGGAGCCCGCCGTCTACGACGTGCCCCGCGACATCGACAAGGAGATCGCCCGGTTGAAGCTTGAGACCATGGGCGTCGAGGTCGACCGGCTCACCCCCGAGCAGGACGAGTACCTGAACTCCTGGACCGTCGGCACCTGAGGGGCCGCTCCCTTCAGGGGAGCGACCCCTCGCTTCGACCGATCACGAAGGTGTGGCCGGTCGATGCCTCCATGGCCTGGAGCATGCGCAGCTGGAGCAGGGCCGGGTTGCCAGCCACTGCTCTGGCGGCGTTGGCCAGGTTGCGCAGCGCCGCGGTCTCGCCTCGCGCCCGTTCCAACGCCGCCAACCCCTCCTGACGGGCCTCGGCCACCTGGGCGAACACTCGCCGCAGCTCGCCGGGGAACATCACGTCCTTGACGTCGCACGACTGGAGCCGAAGGCCCATGGCTGCCAGCGGTCCGGAGGCGACCTCGGCGAGCTGGGCACCGATCTCACCGCGCTGCGACAGCACTTCGTCGATCGAGCGCGCACCGACCACTTCGCGCAGCGCCAGCTGCAGGACCAGATAGGCCGCCTGCTGGTAGCTCGCCGCCGCGGCCAGCGCCGCACGCACGTCGGCCACTTGGTACACGGCCGCCAGGCTGAGCTTCAGTCCAACCCCGTCGGCGGTGAGGACCTCTTGGCCGGGGACCTTCTGGTACTGCGGGCGTAGGTCCACGGCCTCCACCCGCGAGGAAGGCCGCCATGTGCGGTGCAGCCCGGGCTCGAGGACTTCGGCCACCACGCCGCGGCGGTAGCGCACGGCGCAGTGGCCCTCGTACACCACGGTCGTGCGCACGAGGGCGCGCCAGACCGCAGCGGCCGCCGCCGCGGTGATGCCGATGGTGAGAGCGAGCGTTGTCATCGTTCGTTGTCCGTTTCGGGTTGTGCTCGGCTGGAGGGCCACGTCGCAGCGGCGGAGGGCGAACCCTGCAGGCCGTACGACGTTTGGCGGCCCTCCAACCGGGCCGGTCGGGATTCGCACCCGTTTGCCTGTGCTGTGGGGCACAGGTGTTACTCAGGAGAAGGCGGCCGACGTGCAGGACGACGGTGGGCGATGCCGAACCGGGCTGCTGGCAACGACCTTCGGCCCCGACGGTACGGAGCCATGCCGTCCGCCGCACTCGAATTTCGCCCGTACATTTGACGAGGTGATCCGGGCCACGTTCGAGTTGGAACCGCACGGCTCGGCCGAGGCGCTTGCCCTCGAGGAGTCTCTGGGCATGCCCGACGGCCCCGCCTTCGTGCGGGGGCACGTGGTGTCGGAAGCCGACGGCGTCGCCGTCCTGGAGTTCCCGGAAACGAACTGGGGCCGCAACGTCCCGCTGCTGATCTCGGCGTTGGTGGCAGGCGAGGGCGTGGAGACGCGGGCGTTCACCCGCTGCCGCCTGGTCGACCTGCAACTGCCCGACGGCTTCCTGCCCGGCCCCGCCTACCCGGCCCGTCCCGGGGTCGGCGTGGGCGCCATCCTCAAGCCGTCGCTGGGGTTGCGGCCGCACGAAGCAGCCGAGGTCGCCGCAGCCATCGCCTCGGGTGGGGCGACACTGGTCAAGGACGACGAGTTGCTCGGTGACCCCGACTGGTGCCCGTTGACGAAGCGGGTGGCTGCGGTGGCCGACGTACTGCACCCGTGCGTGCAGTACTTCCCCAACATCACCGGCCCTTCCACGAAGCTGCTCGACCGCGCCCGGCGCGTCGTCGACCGCGGCGCAGGCGGCGTCATGGTCAACGCGTTCGCGCAGGGGCTCGATGCCGTGCTGGCGCTACGCGAGGCCGACCTCGGGGTGCCGATCCTGGCGCACCGGGTGGGGTCCGGGCCGTGGACCCGCAACGACCGCTTCGGCGTGTCGTCCGCCGTGCTCGCCATGCTCACCCGCCTGTGCGGCGCCGACTACGTGCTCGTCGGCTCCTTCGGCGGGAAGCTGTTCGACTCCGACGAAGAGGTGCGCGCCCAACTCGACGCCGTGCGCCGCCCGCTCGGCAACGCCGCGTGCGCGACCGCCATCGTGGGCGGCGGCATCGGTCCGCACAACGTGCGGGCGCAGGCTGAAGCGGCCGGCGGCGAGGGGCTGCTCATGCTGTTGGGGTCGGCGGCCTACGCGGCCGAGGGCGGCGTGGAGGCGGGCGTGCGAGCCACGTGCGAGGCGCTGCGATGAGTGCGGCCGACCCGATCCCGCCCACCATCGAGTGGCGCGGCGACCACGTGCGGCTCATCGACCAGCGCCGTCTGCCGGGCGAGCTGGCCTTCCTCGACGTCCACACGGTCGACGAGTTGTGCGAGGCAATCGTCACCTTGGCCGTGCGGGGTGCGCCCGCCTTGGGCGCCGCCGGCGCGATGGGCGTGGCGCTGGCGTCGGTCCGAGGAGAAGACGTGCAGGCGGCGGCGCGGCAACTGGTCGCCACCCGCCCCACTGCGGTCAACCTGGCATGGGGTGCCCGGCTCGCCGCGGTTGCCGACGACCCTGTCGCCGAGGCCGTGCGCATCGCCGAGGACGACGTGGCGTGCAACCGCCGGCTCGGCCGCTTCGGCGCCGAGCTCGTCCCCTACGGGGGACGCATCCTCACCCACTGCAATGCCGGCGCCCTCGCCTGCGTCGGGTACGGCACCGCCCTCGGCGTGATCCGCGCCGCCCACGAGGACGGCAGGAAGCCGTCTGTCTGGGTCGACGAGACTCGCCCCGTCCTCCAAGGCTCCCGCCTCACGGCGTGGGAACTCGACCGGCTCGGTATCCCCGCCACGCTCGTGGCCGACGTGATGGCCGGCTCGCTCATGGCCGGCGGCGACGTCGACTGCGTGGTTGTCGGCGCCGATCGCATCGCTGCCAACGGCGACGTCGCCAACAAGGTGGGCACCTACGGACTGGCGGTACTGGCGCACCACCACGGCATCCCCTTCTACGTGGCTGCGCCGACGTCGACCATCGACTTCGCGTGCCCCGACGGCGCCGCCATCCCGGTCGAACGTCGCGGCGCCGAGGAGGTCGTTGCCATCGGTGGACACCGACTCGCTCCGGCAGGGATCGCCGTCGAGAACCGGGCCTTCGACGTGACCCCGGCCGCCTTGGTGGCCGCCATCGTCACCGAGGTCGGCGTGTTGCGGCCGCCTTACGTCGCATCCCTTGCCGCTACTCGGCTGGAGGCGGCGCCGGGATCGTGACCCGGCCCAGCACTGCCTGCAGCAACGGGCCGATGGCGACGGCGAACAGGACCGTGCCGGGGCCCACCTGGCCGCCTAACGCCCACCCCACGGCGAGGGCGCCCAGCTCGACGGTGGTGCGCACGGCGCGCAGCGACGTGCCGTTGCGCCGCGACCAGCCCGTCATGAGGCCGTCGCGGGGACCGGGGCCCAGCCCGGCGCCGATGTAGAGGGCCGTGCCGGAACCCACGAGGGCGATGCCGACGGCGAGGATCGCCCAGCGCAGCACGGTCCCGGAAAGGTCGTCGACCACGACCAGCGTGAGGTCGATGACGACACCGACGACGGCGACGTTGAGCACGGTGCCGACGCCCGGGCGCTCCCGGAGCGGAACCCACGCCAGCATCACCAGGATCCCCACGAGGATGCCCGCCGTGCCGATGGTGAGCCCGCTGCGTTCCGACAGGCCCTGGTGCAGGACCTCCCAGGGCCCGAGGCCGAGTTCCGCTCGCACCATGAGGGCGAGGCCGACGCCGAATGTCGTCAAGCCCACCAACAGCTGGGCGAAGCGCCGCCCCCGTTGTGTGGTGGGAATCGTGAGCACGACTGCCGAGGGTAGGGCCGCCGCACCGTCTCGCCCAACGCCTTTCCATGCCACCGCCGGCTTAGGAGCCGAGCCGACAGGCGAGGCGACCAATGAGCACAGCGCCTGCCTCGGCGGCCGCAGGCCTTCGAGAACGAC
This DNA window, taken from Acidimicrobiales bacterium, encodes the following:
- a CDS encoding slipin family protein, whose amino-acid sequence is MTTLALTIGITAAAAAAVWRALVRTTVVYEGHCAVRYRRGVVAEVLEPGLHRTWRPSSRVEAVDLRPQYQKVPGQEVLTADGVGLKLSLAAVYQVADVRAALAAAASYQQAAYLVLQLALREVVGARSIDEVLSQRGEIGAQLAEVASGPLAAMGLRLQSCDVKDVMFPGELRRVFAQVAEARQEGLAALERARGETAALRNLANAARAVAGNPALLQLRMLQAMEASTGHTFVIGRSEGSLP
- a CDS encoding RuBisCO large subunit C-terminal-like domain-containing protein, with the protein product MIRATFELEPHGSAEALALEESLGMPDGPAFVRGHVVSEADGVAVLEFPETNWGRNVPLLISALVAGEGVETRAFTRCRLVDLQLPDGFLPGPAYPARPGVGVGAILKPSLGLRPHEAAEVAAAIASGGATLVKDDELLGDPDWCPLTKRVAAVADVLHPCVQYFPNITGPSTKLLDRARRVVDRGAGGVMVNAFAQGLDAVLALREADLGVPILAHRVGSGPWTRNDRFGVSSAVLAMLTRLCGADYVLVGSFGGKLFDSDEEVRAQLDAVRRPLGNAACATAIVGGGIGPHNVRAQAEAAGGEGLLMLLGSAAYAAEGGVEAGVRATCEALR
- the mtnA gene encoding S-methyl-5-thioribose-1-phosphate isomerase, whose product is MSAADPIPPTIEWRGDHVRLIDQRRLPGELAFLDVHTVDELCEAIVTLAVRGAPALGAAGAMGVALASVRGEDVQAAARQLVATRPTAVNLAWGARLAAVADDPVAEAVRIAEDDVACNRRLGRFGAELVPYGGRILTHCNAGALACVGYGTALGVIRAAHEDGRKPSVWVDETRPVLQGSRLTAWELDRLGIPATLVADVMAGSLMAGGDVDCVVVGADRIAANGDVANKVGTYGLAVLAHHHGIPFYVAAPTSTIDFACPDGAAIPVERRGAEEVVAIGGHRLAPAGIAVENRAFDVTPAALVAAIVTEVGVLRPPYVASLAATRLEAAPGS